One window from the genome of Plasmodium berghei ANKA genome assembly, chromosome: 3 encodes:
- a CDS encoding serine repeat antigen 4 — protein MKPRIYLLLVSCAIFTINIHEINTQTSNPPNDIIDDVYTNVQNDNDKSNQDLDDEFQNGLNTSSGLSTNIGQTNVEKESDNNEKNESLNNETSYMKTLIKSSLSKNGKGIKVIGICDEDFRIYFAPYIWIYVTLSENIIKIEPENGVSTSINLNNLNNKCNDKKNDTFKLTAKIEEDILKIKWETHTNETDQNPKRDIKKFRLPDLSKGLTSIQIFTANAKENIIESKTYDIDNNIPEKCSVISANCFLGGSLNIESCYHCTLLAQKYPNDDECFNYISSELKNKINNDTIIKGEDDLDENILRENIYKILKKMYNKDSDYCDNNRCNKKMITNIKELDTDLQIYLKNYCDILKKVDKSGTLDAHEIANEVEAFNNLIRLLNSHTNEKIYILYEKLRNPAICVKNINEWIIKKRGLVISNEYDINLHNVTQESNITNILNETYNEEDTEEIGNDIQNNEIDNENEIMDLKSLSNKKLASAYYTSSRYCNKDYCDRWKDKTSCISNIEVEEQGECGVCWVFASKLHLETIRCMRGYGHYRSSALYVANCSQRKKSEICDIGSNPIEFLQILHDAKYLPLESNYPYSYYRVGGSCPRPKSDWTNLWGNNKLLYFKSRSIGFMSSYGFIAITSSNHIYDFDTYIQIIKNEVRNKGSVIAYIKTNGVIDYDFNGKIIHSLCGDDNDYADHAATIIGYGNYISESGEKRSYWLIRNSWGYYWGDEGNFKVDIYGPQHCKYNFIQTVVFFKLDLGVIEVPKKKNNQVYKYFSNNIPAFFTNIFYSNYNKRWDQFRSSEELNNYNNNISISGQTDNQINANNDFYNEDIDHINEISTSSKNISIQKKIDITHVLKYVKNNKTQTSFIKYDDILEIEYEHNCSRVQSIGLKNKNECKSFCLENWIKCKNYTSPGYCLATLYSGEDCFFCSI, from the exons ATGAAGCCTCGTATCTATCTCCTTTTAGTATCAT gtgcaatatttactataaatatacacGAAATTAATACGCAAACCTCAAACCCACCCAATGATATAATAGATGATGTTTATACAAATGTGCAAAATGATAATGACAAATCAAACCAAGATTTAGATGATGAATTTCAAAATGGATTAAATACTTCTTCAGGATTATCAACAAATATAGGTCAAACAAATGTAGAAAAGGAATctgataataatgaaaaaaatgaatctttaaataatgaaacatcatatatgaaaacattaataaaatcatctttatcaaaaaatggTAAAGGGATTAAAGTTATTGGTATATGCGATGAAGATTTCAGAATTTATTTTGCTCCTTATATATGGATTTACGTTACATTAtcagaaaatataataaaaatagaacCTGAAAATGGTGTAAGCACTTCCATAAACttaaacaatttaaataataaatgtaatgataaaaaaaatgacacTTTTAAACTCACTGCTAAAATTGAGGAAGAtattctaaaaataaaatgggaAACACACACTAATGAGACTGATCaaa ACCCTAAAAGggatattaaaaaatttaggCTTCCAGATTTATCTAAAGGCCTTACATCTATCCAAATATTCACAGCAAATGCAAAAGAAAACATAATTGAAAGTAAAACTTATGACATAGATAACAATATTCCGG aAAAATGTAGTGTAATTTCAGCTAACTGTTTTTTGGGAGGAAGTTTAAACATTGAAAGTTGCTATCATTGTACATTGCTAGCTCAAAAATATCCAAATGATGATGAatgttttaattatatttctagcgaattaaaaaataaaattaataatgataCTATAATAAAAGGAGAAGATGATTtagatgaaaatatattaagagaaaatatttataaaatattgaaaaaaatgtataataagGATTCAGACTATTgtgataataatagatgtaataaaaaaatgataacaaatataaaagaattaGATACTGATTTACAAATatacttaaaaaattattgcgatattttaaaaaaggtAGACAAAAGTGGCACATTAGATGCTCATGAAATAGCTAACGAAGTTGAAGCATTTAACAATTTAATAAGATTACTTAATTCACATAccaatgaaaaaatatatatattatatgaaaagcTTAGAAACCCAGCAATttgtgtaaaaaatataaatgaatggataattaaaaaaagaggtCTAGTTATATCAAATgaatatgatataaatcTACATAACGTTACACAAGAATctaatataacaaatattttaaatgaaacATATAACGAAGAAGATACAGAAGAAATTGGTAAtgatatacaaaataacgAGATTGacaatgaaaatgaaataatggatttaaaaagtttatcaaataaaaaattagcaTCTGCCTACTATACTAGTAGTAGATATTGTAATAAAGATTACTGTGATAGATGGAAAGATAAAACTAGTTGTATATCTAATATAGAAGTAGAAGAACAAGGAGAATGTGGTGTATGTTGGGTATTTGCATCTAAGTTACATTTAGAAACTATTAGATGCATGAGAGGATATGGTCATTATAGAAGTTCAGCACTTTATGTAGCCAATTGTTcacaaagaaaaaaaagtgaaataTGTGATATTGGTTCAAATCCAATCgaatttttacaaattttacATGATGCAAAATATTTGCCTTTAGAATCCAATTATccatattcatattatcgTGTCGGAGGTTCATGCCCAAGACCAAAAAGTGATTGGACTAATTTATGgggtaataataaattattatattttaaatcaaGGTCAATAGGCTTTATGAGTTCATATGGTTTTATAGCTATAACTAGTtcaaatcatatatatgattttgatacatatatacaaataataaaaaacgaAGTAAGAAACAAAGGTTCAGTTATTGCTTATATTAAAACGAATGGTGTAATAGATTACGATTttaatggaaaaataattcatagTTTATGTGGTGATGATAATGATTATGCTGACCATGCAGCAACTATAATTGGATACGGTAATTATATAAGTGAAAGCGGAGAAAAAAGATCTTATTGGTTAATAAGAAATAGTTGGGGTTATTATTGGGGGGATGAAGGAAATTTTAAAGTTGATATATATGGCCCCCAACATTGTAAATATAACTTTATTCAAACTgtcgttttttttaaattagaTTTAGGTGTAATTGAGGtgccaaaaaaaaaaaataatcaagtttacaaatatttttctaataatattcccgccttttttacaaatatcttttatagtaattataataaacgTTGGGATCAATTTAGATCCAGTGAAGAACTAAATAACTATAACAACAATATTTCGATATCTGGTCAAACTGATAATCAAATAAACGCTAACAatgatttttataatgaaGATATAGATCATATCAATGAAATATCTACTtcttcaaaaaatatttcaattcagaaaaaaatagacaTTACCCATGTTTTgaaatatgttaaaaacaataaaacacaaacatcttttataaaatatgatgatATTCTTGAAATAGAATATGAACATAATTGTTCGAGGGTACAAAGTATTggtttaaaaaataaaaatgaatgtaAATCATTTTGTTTAGAAAACTGGATTAAATGTAAGAATTACACTTCTCCTGGATATTGTTTGGCAACCTTATATTCTGGTGAAGATTGTTTCTTTTGCagcatataa